A section of the Devosia rhizoryzae genome encodes:
- a CDS encoding YbhB/YbcL family Raf kinase inhibitor-like protein, whose translation MKKQIIVATVSATALLAAAPVLAQPQGTIGQYSDVVVEGSILEPEPITVSDDAELADLIKVPEGFTVEVAGREFGNIRILATHGDHLYATRRTESDVIRFDDEDGDGKYEGYTVVAGRPGMHGIAIHEDTVYLATVNQVFTAPINEDGSFGELEMIIDDLPDGGQHPNRTLAIGPDGMLYISAGSTCNACAETNPESATMLRAKPDGTSRTIFATGLRNTIGFGWEPETGVLYGADHGIDWLGDNEQQEEINRIEQGKQYGWPYVYDFSRLNPQDNPPEGITLEQWAERSEEPVLGYTAHSAPMQMAFYTGTAFPEEYRGDAFVAMRGSWNRRPPSGYEIARVDFTDGEPTTWDHFAEGLLIENEEGGYGFLGRLTGVTQAPNGDLLFGDDFNGILYRISYEGGEQADTAEAPMPPDVTVKPAESDIAINIVEAEGAVDVSSPSFGAGEMIPLKHAAEGDNASPALEWGTPPEGTQSFVVMVDDPDAAEPKPFVHWVLFDIPGDATGIDEGLGTDPVLQKPEMAKQGVNSRGQIGYMGPRPPLGDPAHNYHFQVFALDIAELPVEPGAKREDVLAAMEGHVLAEGEIIGTYERPGSEKPLN comes from the coding sequence ATGAAAAAGCAGATCATCGTCGCGACGGTTTCGGCCACAGCGCTGCTTGCCGCAGCCCCCGTCCTAGCCCAGCCGCAAGGCACGATCGGGCAATATTCCGATGTCGTTGTCGAAGGTTCGATCCTTGAGCCCGAACCGATCACGGTAAGCGACGATGCCGAATTGGCTGACCTCATCAAGGTGCCGGAAGGGTTCACTGTCGAAGTGGCGGGCCGCGAGTTTGGCAATATTCGCATCCTCGCCACCCATGGCGATCACCTCTACGCCACGCGCCGCACCGAGTCGGACGTCATCCGCTTCGACGACGAGGACGGCGACGGCAAGTATGAAGGCTATACCGTGGTGGCGGGCAGACCCGGCATGCATGGCATCGCCATTCACGAAGACACGGTCTATCTGGCCACGGTCAATCAGGTCTTCACCGCGCCGATCAACGAGGACGGCAGTTTCGGTGAACTCGAGATGATCATCGACGACCTGCCCGATGGCGGTCAGCACCCGAACCGCACCCTGGCGATCGGGCCCGATGGCATGCTCTATATTTCTGCCGGGTCGACCTGCAATGCCTGCGCCGAAACCAACCCGGAAAGCGCCACCATGCTGCGCGCGAAGCCGGATGGCACCAGCCGCACCATCTTTGCCACCGGGCTGCGCAACACGATCGGCTTCGGCTGGGAGCCGGAAACCGGCGTTCTTTATGGCGCAGATCACGGCATCGACTGGCTGGGCGATAACGAACAGCAGGAAGAGATCAATCGCATCGAACAGGGCAAACAGTATGGCTGGCCCTATGTGTATGATTTCTCGCGCCTCAACCCGCAGGACAATCCACCCGAAGGCATCACGCTCGAACAATGGGCCGAGCGCAGCGAAGAGCCAGTGCTGGGCTATACCGCCCATTCTGCTCCCATGCAGATGGCCTTCTACACCGGCACAGCCTTTCCGGAAGAATATCGCGGCGACGCCTTTGTCGCCATGCGCGGCTCCTGGAACCGCCGGCCACCGAGCGGTTACGAGATCGCCCGCGTTGACTTCACCGATGGTGAGCCGACAACGTGGGACCACTTCGCCGAGGGCCTGCTGATCGAAAACGAAGAGGGCGGTTATGGCTTTCTGGGCCGGCTGACCGGCGTCACCCAGGCGCCGAATGGCGATTTGCTGTTTGGCGACGACTTCAACGGCATTCTTTACCGGATCTCGTATGAAGGCGGCGAACAGGCCGATACGGCCGAAGCACCGATGCCACCCGACGTGACGGTGAAGCCCGCGGAGTCGGACATCGCCATCAATATCGTCGAGGCCGAAGGCGCGGTCGATGTGTCATCCCCATCCTTCGGCGCTGGGGAAATGATCCCGCTCAAGCATGCTGCCGAAGGCGACAACGCGTCGCCGGCGCTCGAATGGGGCACGCCACCTGAAGGCACCCAGTCCTTTGTCGTCATGGTTGACGATCCTGACGCAGCCGAGCCAAAGCCCTTCGTTCACTGGGTACTCTTCGACATTCCTGGCGATGCAACCGGGATTGATGAAGGCCTTGGTACAGATCCGGTGCTGCAAAAGCCGGAAATGGCCAAGCAAGGCGTCAATAGCCGCGGCCAGATCGGCTATATGGGTCCGCGTCCACCGCTCGGCGATCCTGCGCACAACTATCACTTTCAGGTCTTTGCTCTCGACATAGCGGAACTGCCGGTAGAACCGGGCGCCAAGCGCGAGGATGTGCTCGCAGCCATGGAAGGTCATGTTCTGGCCGAAGGCGAGATCATTGGCACCTATGAACGCCCTGGCTCGGAAAAGCCGCTGAACTAG
- a CDS encoding alpha/beta hydrolase: MRSLLLATTALATLAMPAFAQEEPRPVEDEVATSKDSGTVDRSNPEMAQVITKLMELGAKPVHTLDVPAARAQPTPADAVEAVYLETSGDELTPEPVAKTEDIKVDGAEGELDARVYWPEGVADGSEALPVIVYFHGGGWVIADLDVYDASPRALANQAKAIVVSVHYRQGPEDKFPAAHDDAIAAYSYVVENAGEWNGDSSRIAVAGESAGGNLAVNVAIAARDQQLTEPSAILAVYPVAGDDLETPSYIANQNAVPLGKADIEWFVGHYLNDMSEAADPRIDLVGSADLEDLPPTTIVAAEIDPLNSEGMMLRDKLEEAGVEVSYQNWNGVTHEFFGMAAVVPEAKEAQDFAGAELREALGSE; encoded by the coding sequence ATGCGCAGCCTGCTTCTCGCCACCACCGCGCTAGCTACTCTTGCGATGCCTGCCTTCGCGCAGGAAGAACCCCGCCCCGTCGAAGACGAAGTCGCCACCAGCAAGGATAGCGGCACTGTCGATCGTTCCAACCCTGAAATGGCTCAGGTCATCACCAAGCTGATGGAGCTGGGCGCAAAGCCAGTGCACACCCTCGACGTTCCTGCAGCGCGGGCGCAGCCAACTCCCGCCGATGCAGTAGAGGCCGTGTACCTCGAAACTTCCGGGGACGAGCTGACCCCCGAGCCGGTCGCCAAGACCGAAGACATCAAAGTCGATGGCGCCGAAGGTGAACTCGACGCCCGTGTTTATTGGCCCGAAGGCGTGGCCGATGGCAGCGAAGCCCTGCCGGTCATCGTCTACTTCCACGGTGGCGGCTGGGTTATCGCCGATCTTGACGTCTATGATGCGTCGCCGCGTGCGCTCGCCAACCAGGCGAAAGCCATCGTTGTCTCCGTGCACTATCGCCAGGGCCCTGAAGACAAGTTCCCGGCAGCTCATGACGATGCGATCGCCGCTTATAGCTACGTCGTCGAGAATGCCGGCGAGTGGAACGGCGACTCCTCGCGCATCGCCGTTGCCGGTGAAAGCGCCGGGGGCAATCTCGCCGTTAACGTGGCCATTGCCGCGCGCGACCAGCAGTTGACCGAGCCGTCTGCCATCCTCGCCGTCTATCCGGTGGCTGGCGATGACCTCGAGACGCCGTCCTACATTGCCAACCAGAATGCGGTGCCGCTCGGCAAGGCAGACATCGAATGGTTCGTTGGCCACTACCTCAACGACATGTCTGAGGCCGCCGATCCGCGCATCGACCTCGTTGGCAGCGCCGACCTCGAAGACCTGCCGCCGACCACCATCGTTGCGGCCGAGATCGATCCGCTCAATTCCGAAGGCATGATGTTGCGCGACAAGCTCGAAGAGGCTGGTGTCGAGGTTTCGTACCAAAACTGGAACGGGGTGACCCACGAGTTCTTCGGCATGGCGGCTGTCGTGCCGGAGGCCAAGGAAGCGCAGGACTTTGCCGGCGCTGAACTGCGCGAAGCGCTTGGCAGCGAGTAA